A genomic segment from Acidobacteriota bacterium encodes:
- a CDS encoding zinc ABC transporter substrate-binding protein has translation MLPRLLLATSLLALTPAFASAAVEVVATTSTMGMLARTVGGDRVKVTVLAPPDRDAHYLLARPSMMMALRRADLLVAVGAELEIGWLPAALEGANNPNVLPGRIGYFEGAAQIELIETGVIADRSRGDVHPLGNPHYYMDPERMVNVARALASRLGSIDPANASAYAGAAEAFATAVADRVPRWRELAKNATGVVFFHKDGNYLAALLGVPVLGYVEPLPGIPPTAGHLRLLVEQLKGQQGVILYNSFHPRGGPEFLSRNLGWPSRRLQHEVALGATSAQYLDHIEQWVTAIAGGKS, from the coding sequence ATGTTGCCACGACTGCTGCTTGCCACGAGTCTTCTGGCGCTCACGCCAGCCTTCGCCTCGGCCGCCGTCGAGGTGGTGGCCACCACGTCCACCATGGGCATGCTGGCGCGCACGGTTGGTGGAGACCGCGTGAAGGTCACCGTGCTGGCTCCTCCGGACCGCGACGCCCATTACCTGCTCGCCAGGCCGAGCATGATGATGGCGCTGCGTCGGGCCGACCTGCTGGTGGCCGTCGGAGCCGAGCTCGAGATCGGCTGGCTGCCGGCCGCGCTCGAAGGCGCCAACAACCCGAATGTGCTGCCGGGCCGGATCGGCTACTTCGAAGGGGCCGCCCAGATCGAGCTCATCGAGACGGGCGTCATCGCCGACCGGTCGCGGGGCGACGTCCACCCGCTCGGAAACCCGCACTACTACATGGATCCCGAACGGATGGTCAACGTCGCCCGCGCGCTCGCTTCACGACTCGGGAGCATCGATCCAGCCAACGCCTCGGCCTATGCCGGTGCGGCCGAGGCATTTGCGACAGCGGTCGCCGATCGGGTGCCGCGGTGGCGCGAGCTCGCGAAGAACGCGACGGGGGTCGTCTTCTTCCACAAGGACGGCAACTACCTCGCGGCCCTGCTCGGTGTGCCGGTGCTCGGCTACGTGGAGCCGCTGCCGGGCATTCCTCCCACGGCGGGGCACCTGCGCCTGCTCGTCGAACAACTCAAGGGGCAGCAGGGCGTGATCCTCTACAATAGCTTCCACCCGAGAGGCGGCCCGGAGTTCCTGTCGCGGAATCTCGGGTGGCCGTCGAGGCGTCTCCAGCACGAAGTGGCGCTCGGGGCGACCTCGGCGCAGTATCTCGATCACATCGAACAGTGGGTCACGGCCATCGCGGGCGGAAAATCCTAG
- a CDS encoding ATP-binding cassette domain-containing protein: MRSAPDPLLVVDALVAGYRAPVVGPVSFSVAAGELVGLAGPNGAGKSTLLAAIIGTAKVFGGGVRRHPGVRVAYQHQRPARLAEMPITGREFLAITGAHHHPIPAALAPLLGQRLDRLSGGQYQLLHVWACLGSPAGLVMLDEPTNNLDPQSTTILQEILASSGEKQRGVLVVSHDRGLLDDVCTRVVEVA, encoded by the coding sequence GTGAGATCCGCTCCAGATCCCCTGCTCGTCGTCGACGCGCTCGTCGCCGGCTACCGGGCCCCGGTCGTCGGGCCTGTGTCGTTCTCGGTGGCGGCGGGCGAACTCGTGGGGCTTGCCGGCCCGAACGGTGCCGGAAAGTCGACCCTCCTTGCGGCAATCATCGGCACGGCGAAGGTCTTCGGGGGCGGCGTCCGGCGGCACCCGGGCGTCCGTGTCGCCTACCAGCACCAGCGGCCGGCGCGCCTTGCCGAGATGCCGATCACGGGCAGAGAGTTTCTCGCGATCACGGGGGCCCACCACCACCCCATCCCCGCGGCGCTCGCCCCGCTCCTCGGCCAGCGGCTCGACCGCCTGAGTGGCGGCCAGTACCAACTGCTGCACGTGTGGGCCTGCCTCGGCAGCCCCGCCGGCCTCGTGATGCTCGACGAGCCGACCAACAACCTGGATCCGCAGTCGACCACGATCCTCCAGGAGATTCTCGCGAGCTCGGGCGAGAAGCAGCGGGGCGTGCTCGTCGTCAGCCACGACCGCGGGCTGCTCGACGACGTCTGCACGCGCGTGGTGGAGGTGGCGTGA
- a CDS encoding metal ABC transporter permease — translation MNVSAVFDPLFLVPFVNGLLLAVLLPALGVYVRLRDEWLASLGVAQAAAAGVVIGSLVSRDVTVTALGAAALAAASKAAFGRGGNDLYAVMILFGWTAALLVAANSAHGDDLARALVQGQLYFTDHPHLHGLIAIGLVIGVLLPWVSSRLLLGQFFPDHFRANGIARPHHDFVFDVLLAVTLALAATTIGVMAAFALVFVPPWVTFRLAHGWHRTIVWSIGLAVAAYALSFAGAIVFDQPYGPVLVAVLIVAGALRLLPYR, via the coding sequence GTGAACGTCTCGGCCGTCTTCGACCCGCTCTTCCTGGTGCCGTTCGTCAACGGCCTGCTGCTCGCGGTGCTGCTGCCGGCGCTTGGGGTCTACGTCCGCCTGCGCGACGAGTGGCTGGCGTCGCTTGGCGTCGCTCAAGCGGCCGCGGCGGGCGTGGTGATCGGGTCGCTCGTCAGCCGTGACGTCACCGTGACCGCCCTCGGCGCGGCAGCGCTCGCCGCCGCGAGCAAAGCGGCCTTCGGACGAGGCGGCAACGATCTCTACGCCGTGATGATCCTCTTCGGCTGGACCGCGGCCCTGCTCGTGGCCGCCAACTCGGCGCACGGCGACGATCTTGCCCGTGCGCTCGTGCAGGGCCAGTTGTACTTCACCGACCATCCACACCTGCACGGGCTGATCGCCATCGGCCTCGTCATTGGTGTACTCCTCCCCTGGGTGTCGTCGCGGCTCCTGCTCGGTCAGTTCTTCCCCGACCACTTCCGCGCCAATGGCATCGCGCGGCCGCACCACGATTTCGTCTTCGACGTGCTGCTGGCCGTGACGCTGGCGCTCGCGGCGACGACGATCGGCGTGATGGCGGCCTTCGCGCTGGTGTTCGTCCCGCCATGGGTCACGTTTCGCCTGGCGCACGGCTGGCACCGGACGATCGTGTGGAGCATCGGGCTGGCCGTCGCGGCCTACGCGCTCAGCTTCGCCGGCGCCATCGTGTTCGACCAGCCATACGGCCCCGTGCTGGTTGCGGTGCTGATTGTCGCCGGCGCCCTGCGGCTGCTGCCCTACCGCTAG